One segment of Ktedonobacteraceae bacterium DNA contains the following:
- a CDS encoding succinate dehydrogenase iron-sulfur subunit, with protein sequence MQVVMRIKRYDPEKDRKPYWDEFRVEADPIDRLLDALNTVKWTMDGTLTYRRSCAHGVCGSDAMRINGRNRLACKVLIRDVGNKVTIEPMLGYPVIKDLVVDMDPFFEKYKSVKPYLITYDSEPGTERLQSPEDRARYDEGTKCILCGACTGSCPSVWGNPDWVGPASIVNAHRFIFDSRDQGAAERLAILGQRNGVWRCRTIFNCADACPRGIPVTDLIEQVKRAIVYNDAKTE encoded by the coding sequence ATGCAGGTAGTAATGCGCATCAAGCGCTATGACCCGGAGAAGGATCGCAAGCCGTACTGGGATGAGTTTCGCGTTGAAGCCGATCCCATTGATCGCCTGCTGGACGCCCTCAATACGGTCAAGTGGACAATGGATGGTACGCTGACGTATCGCCGCTCGTGCGCGCATGGCGTGTGTGGCTCCGATGCCATGCGCATCAATGGCCGCAATCGCCTGGCCTGCAAGGTACTGATACGCGATGTGGGCAATAAAGTGACCATCGAGCCGATGCTTGGCTACCCGGTCATCAAGGACCTGGTGGTGGACATGGACCCGTTCTTTGAGAAATATAAGTCCGTCAAACCCTACCTGATTACCTACGATTCGGAGCCAGGAACCGAGCGCCTTCAGAGTCCAGAGGATCGCGCGCGTTACGATGAGGGCACCAAGTGCATTCTCTGCGGCGCCTGCACCGGCTCCTGTCCATCCGTGTGGGGCAATCCAGACTGGGTTGGACCGGCATCAATTGTGAACGCGCACCGCTTCATTTTCGATAGTCGCGACCAGGGGGCCGCGGAGCGACTGGCTATCCTGGGGCAGCGTAACGGTGTATGGCGCTGCCGCACGATTTTCAACTGTGCCGACGCCTGCCCACGCGGCATCCCCGTAACCGATCTTATCGAACAGGTGAAACGGGCGATTGTGTATAATGATGCGAAGACGGAATAA
- a CDS encoding RNA polymerase sigma factor, whose amino-acid sequence MLTDVQVVERLRARDAYAFRSLIERLQQPITGYLHRLVGDREVALDLAQDTFLQVYKEIGKTSDDLALDAWIYRIATNFGLRYLNRKRLKQFVGLEAREMYDESLTEAGPEAQTEVRILVQQALGMLKPKDAAVLQLHYGSGFTYEEIGQVMGMSSEAVRKRVARGVEKFRAVYGKVPASMPQKVEHLKA is encoded by the coding sequence ATGTTGACGGATGTTCAGGTGGTAGAGCGCCTGCGCGCGCGGGATGCATATGCCTTCCGTTCTTTGATCGAACGTTTGCAACAGCCTATCACCGGGTATTTGCATCGGCTCGTGGGAGACCGCGAAGTGGCTCTTGACCTTGCGCAGGATACATTTTTGCAGGTGTATAAGGAAATCGGGAAGACCTCGGACGACCTCGCTCTGGATGCATGGATCTATCGTATCGCGACCAATTTTGGCCTGCGCTACCTCAACCGCAAACGCCTGAAACAGTTTGTTGGCCTCGAGGCGCGCGAGATGTACGATGAGAGCCTGACCGAGGCAGGCCCCGAAGCTCAGACGGAGGTACGCATTCTGGTCCAGCAGGCTTTGGGCATGTTGAAGCCGAAGGACGCGGCAGTATTGCAACTGCATTATGGCAGCGGCTTCACCTATGAGGAGATTGGCCAGGTCATGGGGATGAGTTCTGAGGCAGTGCGTAAACGTGTAGCGCGCGGCGTAGAGAAATTTCGCGCGGTATACGGGAAAGTTCCCGCATCAATGCCTCAGAAAGTGGAACATTTAAAGGCCTGA
- the sdhC gene encoding succinate dehydrogenase, cytochrome b556 subunit, which produces MALVTWRASTSPTPLVVRIEERMYKGQSGMWSWLLHRITGLGVLLFLLVHIVDISLLGFGPKVYNDGIALFATPIVRVISLLLIGAVLYHAFNGVRIILIDFWPKGGRYQRLMFAVVLIATIVCFVPMAYFVVAPIFGLPASNTASGM; this is translated from the coding sequence ATGGCGCTCGTCACGTGGCGCGCCTCTACAAGCCCAACGCCTCTCGTCGTTAGAATTGAGGAACGTATGTATAAAGGTCAATCAGGCATGTGGTCCTGGCTGCTGCATCGCATAACCGGACTCGGCGTTCTGTTGTTTCTGCTTGTCCACATTGTGGATATTTCTCTGCTGGGCTTTGGCCCGAAGGTTTACAACGACGGCATTGCCCTTTTTGCCACGCCCATTGTGCGCGTTATTTCGCTCTTGCTAATTGGCGCCGTCTTATATCATGCTTTCAATGGCGTCCGTATCATATTGATAGACTTCTGGCCGAAGGGGGGCCGCTACCAGCGCCTCATGTTCGCGGTTGTGCTCATAGCGACAATCGTGTGTTTCGTTCCGATGGCTTATTTTGTCGTGGCGCCGATCTTTGGACTGCCCGCCAGCAATACCGCGTCGGGAATGTAA
- a CDS encoding glycosyltransferase family 39 protein — MKHLKEYSPIIIIFCLALLVRITYNLTIARDYTPIFDAALYNNIAQKLVDEHCFCLYTYHPAVSRPPLWPFIIAVIYLFAGKQEFFARLFLCFLGSGTCVLIYIFAKDLFGRHVALFTGTIAAIYTGLFIYDGWLYSESLYTFCLLMFTYSLYRLQNAPLPSALNTKNRCFRIFQNGRWIIVCGVFLGFLALTRPNGLIVFGLVYAWAAIVMFAKIVPWRVAVRSSLIITCIAAIMVAPWSYRNYVVSHAFVPVSTGTGEVLSGVYNNVVLNGSLAAPGMWEPPLHSISHDAYAYTPADDKADTARALSWIHAHLTAMPYLLGLHFINTWIPYTYSHGLPFEEFPTRPLSIFMFRLIPLMSIPIFFLAALGLLLTWKQHKKRLLVVYLVIGLTIVQNIVTYGDMRFRAPIEPLLVLLTGGVLWWLMSRQGFKEGTTIESKLYISDELSAWIER, encoded by the coding sequence ATGAAACATTTGAAGGAATATAGTCCTATAATTATCATCTTCTGCCTCGCTTTACTCGTACGTATCACCTACAATCTCACTATTGCTCGTGATTATACTCCGATATTCGATGCAGCCCTATATAATAATATAGCGCAGAAGCTTGTCGATGAACATTGCTTTTGTCTCTATACCTACCACCCAGCAGTGAGTCGTCCTCCTCTGTGGCCATTTATCATTGCGGTCATTTACTTGTTTGCGGGAAAGCAAGAGTTTTTTGCGCGTCTCTTTTTGTGTTTTCTTGGCTCTGGAACCTGTGTACTTATCTATATTTTTGCAAAAGACCTTTTCGGTCGGCACGTAGCTCTATTTACCGGCACAATAGCTGCAATTTACACCGGGCTTTTCATTTACGATGGATGGCTTTACAGCGAATCCCTGTACACCTTTTGTCTGTTGATGTTTACGTACTCACTCTATCGGCTGCAGAATGCTCCTCTGCCATCAGCTTTGAACACGAAAAATAGATGCTTCAGGATATTTCAGAATGGACGTTGGATCATCGTATGTGGAGTATTTCTTGGATTCCTGGCCCTTACCCGACCAAATGGTCTGATTGTATTTGGTCTAGTTTATGCCTGGGCCGCAATTGTTATGTTCGCAAAAATCGTGCCCTGGCGAGTAGCCGTCAGAAGTAGCCTGATTATTACATGTATAGCTGCAATAATGGTTGCGCCTTGGAGCTATCGGAATTATGTTGTTAGCCATGCCTTCGTTCCTGTATCAACAGGAACAGGAGAAGTTCTTTCAGGCGTTTATAATAATGTCGTTTTAAACGGTAGCCTTGCGGCGCCAGGAATGTGGGAACCGCCACTACACTCGATTAGCCACGACGCATATGCTTATACACCAGCAGATGATAAAGCTGATACGGCACGGGCATTGTCCTGGATACATGCGCATCTAACTGCTATGCCTTATTTGTTGGGCCTGCACTTTATTAATACCTGGATACCATATACCTATTCACATGGTCTGCCTTTTGAAGAATTCCCTACCCGTCCACTATCAATTTTCATGTTCCGTCTGATCCCTCTCATGTCGATACCCATCTTTTTTCTGGCTGCTCTGGGACTTCTCCTTACCTGGAAACAACATAAAAAACGACTCCTGGTGGTCTACCTGGTAATCGGCTTAACCATTGTTCAGAATATTGTCACCTATGGCGATATGCGTTTCCGTGCCCCTATCGAACCCTTGCTAGTGTTATTAACAGGAGGAGTATTATGGTGGTTAATGTCTAGACAGGGCTTCAAAGAGGGGACCACAATTGAATCAAAGCTTTACATAAGTGATGAGTTGTCTGCCTGGATAGAGAGATAA
- the sdhA gene encoding succinate dehydrogenase flavoprotein subunit — translation MYHKFDVIIVGSGGAGLMAAMQLPNASVAVLTKVYPTRSHTGAAQGGVAAALGNQEEDHWKWHMYDTVKGGDYLVDQPAAEILAREAIDAVYELEHRGLPFNRTPDGRIDQRRFGGHTRNYGEAPVRRSCYAADRTGHMILQTMYQNAIKNEVRFFNEFLVLDLLMNEGRACGVVALEIRNGEIHTFHARAVLFATGGYGRAWRVTSNAFACMGDGMSIAYRRGIPLEDMEMYQFHPTGIYKVGVLLSEAARGEGAKLLNGKGEYFMERYMPTLKDLAPRDIVSRCIIQEIKEGRGVDGKDYVFLDVRHLGAKVIQEKLPDITDFARNYLGVEPITEPVPIQPTAHYAMGGIPTDLDARVVIDPQWTPLPGFYAAGEVACVSVHGANRLGTNSLVDLIVFGRRAGKHMAKFITENEHVPLPPEPEAYSREMVDRLYTSTGHESAARIRSTLQNEMLERVFVERDERGLRHALDTLDGLQDAYRKVELQDKGKTFNTELVEAIELGFLLDCAEATIHGALARTESRGAHYRTDYQKRDDVNWLKHTLAYKGSKAHDVRLDYKDVEMVDDPIFKPKERKY, via the coding sequence ATGTATCATAAATTTGATGTTATTATCGTTGGTTCTGGTGGCGCCGGCCTCATGGCGGCGATGCAACTGCCCAACGCGAGTGTGGCCGTGCTGACCAAAGTCTATCCCACGCGCTCCCATACCGGAGCGGCGCAGGGCGGTGTCGCGGCGGCGCTGGGCAACCAGGAAGAAGACCACTGGAAATGGCACATGTATGACACGGTGAAGGGTGGCGACTACCTGGTAGACCAGCCTGCCGCGGAAATCCTGGCGCGCGAAGCCATTGATGCCGTTTACGAACTTGAACATCGAGGCCTGCCTTTCAATCGCACCCCGGATGGGCGCATCGACCAGCGACGTTTCGGCGGCCACACGCGCAATTATGGCGAGGCGCCCGTGCGACGCTCCTGTTATGCCGCCGACCGCACCGGCCACATGATCCTGCAAACGATGTACCAGAACGCCATCAAGAACGAAGTGCGTTTCTTCAATGAGTTTCTCGTCCTCGACCTGCTGATGAACGAGGGACGCGCCTGCGGTGTTGTTGCCCTGGAGATTCGCAACGGCGAAATTCATACGTTCCATGCCAGGGCCGTCCTTTTCGCTACCGGCGGCTACGGGCGGGCGTGGCGTGTGACCAGTAACGCTTTTGCCTGCATGGGCGACGGTATGTCCATCGCTTACCGGCGCGGCATTCCGCTGGAAGATATGGAGATGTACCAGTTCCATCCTACCGGCATTTACAAGGTGGGCGTGCTGCTGAGCGAGGCGGCGCGTGGTGAGGGAGCCAAATTGCTCAACGGCAAGGGCGAGTACTTTATGGAACGCTACATGCCCACGCTCAAAGACCTGGCCCCGCGTGATATCGTCTCGCGCTGCATCATCCAGGAAATCAAGGAGGGGCGCGGCGTGGATGGCAAAGACTACGTGTTCCTGGATGTGCGCCACCTGGGCGCGAAGGTCATCCAGGAGAAATTGCCGGATATCACGGATTTCGCGCGCAACTACCTGGGTGTCGAGCCGATTACGGAGCCGGTACCGATCCAGCCGACCGCGCACTATGCCATGGGCGGCATTCCGACCGATCTTGACGCGCGCGTGGTGATTGACCCGCAGTGGACGCCGCTGCCGGGCTTCTATGCCGCGGGTGAGGTTGCCTGCGTCTCCGTGCATGGAGCAAATCGCCTGGGTACGAATTCGCTGGTAGACCTGATCGTCTTCGGGCGGCGCGCCGGCAAGCACATGGCAAAGTTTATTACCGAAAACGAGCACGTGCCGCTGCCGCCGGAGCCCGAAGCCTATTCACGCGAAATGGTCGATCGCCTGTACACCTCAACCGGCCACGAATCGGCGGCGCGCATTCGCTCCACGCTGCAAAATGAGATGCTTGAGCGGGTCTTTGTCGAGCGCGATGAGCGCGGCCTGCGGCACGCGCTGGATACACTCGACGGCTTGCAGGATGCCTATCGAAAAGTGGAGTTGCAGGACAAAGGCAAGACATTCAACACCGAGCTGGTTGAAGCCATCGAACTTGGCTTTCTGCTGGACTGCGCGGAGGCGACTATTCATGGCGCACTCGCGCGTACTGAGAGCCGGGGCGCCCATTACCGCACCGACTACCAGAAGCGCGACGATGTCAACTGGCTCAAACATACACTGGCCTACAAGGGTAGCAAAGCCCACGATGTACGGCTGGATTACAAAGACGTGGAGATGGTCGATGACCCCATTTTCAAACCGAAGGAACGCAAATATTAG
- a CDS encoding alpha/beta hydrolase: MTEKMEVQTGFAEVNGTWLCYEVAGTGHPLTLIHGGLVNRKLWDDQFEAFAQHYRVVRFDMRGFGDSGLLSAQGETISLEKDVHDLLRYLGIEKTYLLGLSMGGAIAIDFTLRYPEMVDALIPVAMGLSGFVPEDKKENEKEQAHWKEVGEALEQHNLDRAVELTLRKWTDGPARTPDQVDPVVRAKVGAMTRRNYERPDVLEDVEPEHQGQPAVGRLSEIHVPTLIIVGDQDVRVILQIADVLEKGIVGAKKVVIRGTAHHLNMEKPEEFNRVVLDFLESLK, encoded by the coding sequence ATGACTGAGAAGATGGAAGTACAAACAGGCTTCGCAGAGGTAAATGGAACGTGGCTGTGTTACGAAGTTGCGGGTACGGGTCATCCGCTAACCTTAATTCATGGCGGATTGGTCAACAGGAAATTATGGGACGATCAGTTCGAGGCGTTCGCGCAACACTACCGGGTCGTGCGCTTTGATATGCGCGGCTTTGGCGATTCGGGACTGCTCTCGGCGCAAGGGGAAACGATTTCGCTTGAGAAGGATGTGCATGATCTGCTGCGATATCTGGGCATTGAGAAAACCTATTTACTCGGACTCTCCATGGGAGGGGCGATTGCAATTGATTTTACGCTCCGCTATCCCGAAATGGTAGATGCGCTTATTCCGGTGGCTATGGGTTTAAGTGGCTTTGTGCCTGAGGACAAGAAGGAGAATGAGAAAGAGCAGGCTCACTGGAAAGAGGTGGGTGAGGCGCTCGAACAGCATAATCTTGATCGTGCGGTCGAGCTAACGCTCCGTAAATGGACAGATGGCCCTGCCCGCACGCCAGACCAGGTTGATCCCGTTGTACGCGCGAAAGTGGGCGCTATGACAAGGCGTAACTATGAGCGTCCAGATGTATTGGAGGATGTGGAGCCGGAACATCAAGGGCAACCGGCGGTCGGGAGGCTTTCGGAAATTCATGTTCCGACACTGATCATTGTCGGCGATCAGGATGTGCGCGTCATCCTCCAGATAGCAGATGTACTCGAAAAAGGGATCGTGGGCGCGAAAAAGGTCGTTATTCGTGGCACTGCACATCACCTCAATATGGAGAAACCAGAAGAATTCAACCGGGTAGTGCTGGATTTTCTGGAGTCGCTGAAGTAG
- a CDS encoding ROK family protein — translation MNQAQIAGSQNLPLVLAVDLGGTQMRTAVLQGARLLSRVGLLTGANRTPESVIPRLHNAIQQALDEAHVSLDQVAGIGIATPGPLDNRTGIIYSPPNMPGWDNVPLRDLFNERYKVATYVENDANAAALGEFLFGAGRGYKNIVYLTISTGIGGGIIIDGRLIEGASGTAGELGHMSIDWRGVPCSCGSTGCLEAMASGTAIARRANEAIAAGEGVELLAFASTMLEHPDTVPDPAALPTQESSTLPLNEQEEFDAAGEALRVNSRTVARAAEAGVPLAREIITNAAEALGAGLVNIIHIFNPEMVILGGGVTQMGRMLMEPALRIVQERAMKAPREAVQISLAQLGTNVGLIGAGGLIYYYNNLLAR, via the coding sequence ATGAATCAGGCCCAGATCGCCGGCTCGCAAAATTTGCCGCTGGTTTTAGCTGTAGACCTTGGTGGCACGCAGATGCGTACAGCGGTATTGCAGGGGGCCAGGCTACTTTCGCGCGTAGGCCTTCTCACGGGAGCCAACCGCACTCCCGAAAGCGTCATTCCGCGTCTTCATAACGCTATACAGCAGGCGCTTGACGAGGCTCATGTCTCGCTGGACCAGGTCGCGGGCATAGGCATTGCCACTCCAGGCCCATTGGATAACCGCACAGGTATTATCTATTCACCACCAAATATGCCTGGCTGGGACAATGTTCCGCTGCGTGATCTTTTCAATGAACGCTATAAGGTAGCGACGTATGTTGAGAACGATGCCAACGCCGCGGCCCTCGGTGAATTTCTTTTCGGAGCGGGCCGTGGCTATAAGAATATTGTGTATCTTACGATCAGTACCGGTATCGGTGGCGGCATCATCATCGACGGCAGGCTGATTGAGGGAGCAAGTGGGACAGCGGGCGAACTGGGACATATGAGCATTGATTGGCGAGGAGTGCCGTGCAGCTGCGGCAGTACCGGTTGCCTGGAGGCGATGGCTTCCGGTACCGCCATCGCACGCCGCGCCAACGAAGCCATCGCGGCCGGTGAGGGTGTTGAATTGCTCGCCTTTGCCAGCACGATGCTGGAACACCCTGATACGGTTCCCGACCCGGCAGCCTTACCAACACAAGAATCGTCGACGCTGCCATTGAACGAGCAGGAAGAGTTCGATGCTGCCGGAGAAGCGCTGCGGGTGAATTCTCGTACCGTAGCACGGGCAGCTGAGGCCGGCGTACCCCTGGCACGCGAGATCATTACCAACGCGGCTGAAGCGCTCGGAGCCGGGCTTGTCAACATCATTCATATCTTCAATCCCGAAATGGTCATCCTGGGGGGAGGCGTGACACAGATGGGGCGCATGCTGATGGAGCCTGCCCTGCGCATTGTGCAAGAGCGTGCTATGAAAGCTCCCCGCGAGGCCGTTCAGATTTCCCTGGCACAGCTCGGCACCAATGTGGGGCTGATCGGAGCGGGCGGATTGATATATTACTATAATAATCTTCTAGCAAGATAA
- a CDS encoding TlyA family RNA methyltransferase, whose product MASNKERLDIALVRRELAPSRERARALIMAGQVYLGDRVVDKPGTLVAPDADVRLAETPEELKYVSRGGLKLEKALETFHLEPAGLVALDVGASTGGFTDCLLQHGAKRVYAIDVGRAQLAWKLRNDSRVVVMEHTNIRNVSSLPEVIECAAIDVSFISLRLVLPAIVPLLAHGAWVVALVKPQFEAGKAEADRGAGIITDPAVHERVLNELQGWIREHTPFLIKGLTDSPIYGREGNREFLLHLSLG is encoded by the coding sequence ATGGCATCAAACAAGGAACGTCTCGATATTGCACTAGTGCGGCGGGAGCTGGCTCCGAGCCGCGAACGGGCGCGCGCGTTAATCATGGCTGGGCAAGTATATCTGGGGGATCGCGTGGTCGATAAGCCGGGCACGCTTGTAGCGCCTGACGCCGATGTTCGCCTGGCTGAAACGCCGGAGGAATTGAAGTATGTCAGTAGAGGGGGTCTGAAGCTTGAAAAGGCGCTGGAGACCTTCCACCTGGAACCGGCGGGCCTGGTGGCGCTCGATGTTGGGGCCTCAACCGGCGGCTTTACCGATTGCCTGCTGCAACATGGGGCGAAACGGGTTTATGCCATCGATGTCGGACGCGCTCAACTGGCGTGGAAATTGCGCAACGATTCGCGCGTCGTCGTCATGGAACATACCAACATTCGCAATGTTAGCAGCTTACCGGAGGTCATTGAGTGCGCTGCCATCGATGTCTCGTTTATTTCGCTGCGGCTTGTGTTACCCGCCATCGTACCGCTGCTGGCGCACGGGGCGTGGGTAGTGGCGCTGGTCAAGCCCCAGTTCGAGGCCGGTAAAGCCGAGGCCGACAGGGGCGCGGGCATCATTACCGACCCTGCTGTACACGAGCGCGTGCTGAATGAACTGCAGGGCTGGATACGCGAACATACGCCCTTTCTGATAAAAGGCTTGACCGATTCACCGATTTATGGGCGTGAAGGCAACCGGGAGTTTCTTTTACACCTCAGTTTGGGATAA
- a CDS encoding succinate dehydrogenase, with protein sequence MRISTGYGARPGGGGFETFSWYFFRISGVALIFLAIIHLFLNHVTTDVACTSYQLIALRYENPFWRLYDWLLLTLALLHGMNGLRIVIDDYVHTRSWRLALQSTIGILTLIFFMLGTITLITFQPVPGTVAGQYCIHS encoded by the coding sequence ATGCGTATATCGACCGGCTATGGAGCGCGCCCAGGGGGCGGCGGATTCGAGACTTTCTCATGGTACTTCTTCCGCATCTCGGGTGTGGCGCTCATCTTTCTTGCCATCATTCACCTGTTCTTGAACCATGTGACGACGGATGTGGCCTGCACCAGCTACCAGCTCATCGCTTTGCGCTATGAAAATCCGTTCTGGCGGCTCTACGACTGGCTGCTACTGACGCTTGCGCTCTTGCATGGCATGAACGGCCTGCGGATCGTCATTGATGATTATGTCCATACCCGCAGCTGGCGCCTGGCCTTACAATCTACGATAGGCATCTTGACGCTGATCTTTTTTATGTTAGGCACGATCACTTTAATCACGTTCCAGCCGGTGCCTGGGACGGTTGCCGGCCAGTATTGCATTCATTCATAG
- a CDS encoding molybdopterin-dependent oxidoreductase, whose amino-acid sequence MKKHQKLLRRNNTSGIGFVAGLAAGLIATGVMLFLSVTFGGVSLPEEFGSTITGLMPPSWFEYLHQAIGADAKHYLFYIILVGQCLVFALSGAIFNRRVNPGSKGLEWQQGSLLAFILWLFAGLVLLPAIGSGFFGANLNAGFATGMISLAVVGAVFGLSFVLFQRWITAHVPGEEKAGMQPSQALQKAASEADDDYGRISRRELVQRGIVLAGIGLLGVGLWKFITDGVSTSKVPVAQLLQNYKSKIMPPPTPNYGAITPVKFLSPEVTSNDQFYVVSKNLYADPTVSANGWRLVVYGQVEHVFSLTYDELLAQPMQTQYESMMCVSNEVGGPYMSNAQWEGVPLKDLLQRAGVKPGATKVVFYAADDYSDSIHLSKALEPTTLLAVRMNGATLPDGHGFPARMLVPGIYGMKHVKWLTRIEVVNTNYQGYWQQRGWSDDAPVRLTSRIDTPLDGSSVPANRVTYIAGVAFSGEKGISEVDVSTDMGRTWQRATLKKPLSDLTWVLWELPWKPAPGSYVVTVRAIDLEGNVQDPNVAPPLPNGSSGYHSITVSAS is encoded by the coding sequence ATGAAAAAGCATCAAAAGCTATTGCGGCGAAATAATACATCTGGCATAGGTTTCGTGGCCGGCCTGGCGGCTGGCCTGATCGCGACCGGCGTAATGCTGTTTCTCAGCGTCACATTTGGCGGCGTATCGCTGCCAGAGGAATTCGGTTCGACAATCACAGGATTAATGCCCCCATCGTGGTTCGAATACCTGCACCAGGCCATTGGCGCGGACGCGAAACACTACCTTTTCTACATCATCCTGGTGGGACAGTGTCTTGTATTTGCGCTGAGCGGGGCGATTTTTAACCGGCGCGTCAATCCTGGCAGCAAAGGCCTGGAATGGCAGCAAGGCTCGCTCTTAGCGTTCATCTTATGGCTCTTCGCCGGGCTGGTTTTGCTACCCGCAATCGGTTCAGGATTCTTCGGGGCTAATCTGAATGCCGGATTTGCCACCGGTATGATTAGCCTGGCGGTAGTCGGCGCGGTCTTTGGCCTATCTTTCGTGCTATTCCAGCGCTGGATTACGGCCCATGTACCAGGTGAGGAGAAGGCCGGGATGCAGCCATCACAGGCGTTGCAAAAAGCGGCCTCTGAAGCAGACGATGATTACGGTCGCATATCGCGCCGCGAATTAGTCCAGCGTGGTATAGTGCTGGCCGGCATTGGATTGCTGGGCGTGGGGCTGTGGAAATTTATCACCGATGGCGTCAGCACATCGAAGGTGCCCGTTGCCCAGCTGTTGCAGAATTATAAAAGTAAGATCATGCCGCCGCCAACGCCCAATTACGGCGCCATTACGCCGGTAAAGTTCCTCTCGCCGGAAGTTACTTCCAATGATCAGTTCTATGTCGTCTCCAAAAATCTGTATGCCGACCCCACCGTCAGCGCGAATGGCTGGCGACTGGTCGTCTATGGGCAGGTCGAACATGTGTTTTCGCTCACCTACGATGAATTGCTGGCCCAGCCAATGCAAACGCAATACGAATCGATGATGTGCGTCAGCAACGAGGTGGGTGGACCATACATGAGCAACGCGCAGTGGGAGGGCGTTCCCCTCAAAGACCTGTTGCAGCGTGCCGGAGTGAAACCTGGAGCCACGAAGGTCGTGTTCTATGCCGCGGACGATTATAGCGACAGCATCCACCTGTCGAAGGCGCTTGAGCCGACAACACTGCTCGCCGTACGCATGAATGGCGCCACGCTGCCTGATGGGCATGGCTTCCCAGCCCGTATGCTGGTACCGGGCATCTACGGCATGAAGCATGTTAAATGGCTCACGCGCATCGAAGTTGTCAATACAAATTACCAGGGTTACTGGCAGCAGCGCGGCTGGAGCGATGACGCGCCCGTGCGCCTGACCTCGCGTATCGATACTCCCCTGGATGGCTCAAGCGTGCCCGCCAACCGCGTCACCTATATCGCCGGCGTAGCGTTCTCAGGAGAAAAGGGCATCAGCGAGGTTGATGTGAGTACCGATATGGGAAGGACCTGGCAGCGCGCAACATTGAAAAAACCGTTATCGGATCTGACATGGGTGCTGTGGGAACTGCCATGGAAGCCCGCTCCCGGCAGCTATGTCGTGACGGTACGCGCCATCGACCTGGAAGGAAATGTCCAGGACCCCAACGTAGCACCCCCTCTACCAAATGGGTCATCAGGCTACCACAGCATTACCGTCTCTGCCTCATAA